The DNA sequence AGAAAAACTGACCATCGAGCAACGTCTCGAAAAACTGGAGCAAGAATTAGCCAGTAATAAAAAAGAGTTACAGGTAACCAAGGCCGCCTTTAACAATTATAAGCGGAAAACAGAAAAACAATTAACTGTACAGCGGAAAACACCGACAGATAATACACTTGCTGTTCAGGCAAAAGAAACATCGGTTTACACCAATAATGTTATTCCGGTTAATGATGCGGAAAGCCAGCCTCAGACGGTTAGCGTTGTGCAACAGAGCAGTAGTACGGCACCTCTCACTCTTGATGATATCAGCCGATATGTCAAAGAAGATATCGGTTTCACCTACACCGGCTATTTCCGCAGTGGATGGGGAACAGCAGGTAACGGCTCACCGAAATCGTATGCAATTGGTTCGCTCGGTCGTTTCGGTAACGAATACAGCAGCTGGTTTGATCTCTATTTAAAACAACGTGTTTACGAAAAAGACGGCAAATATGCCCAGGCGGTAGTGCAGCTTGATGGTAACGTTGATGAGCAATATGCTTCAGCCTGGTTCGGTGATACCAATGGCACCAGTGTCCTGCAATTCTCTGACATCTACCTCACTACCCGTGGCTTCCTGCCTTTCGCACCGGAGGCTGACTTCTGGGTCGGCAGACACGGACTCAAAGCCTATGAAATACAGATGCTCGACTGGAAAAGTTATCGTCAGGATTATGGCGCCGGTGTGGGGATTGAAAACTGGAAAGTCGGTCCCGGTCTGTTAGATGTTGCCCTGACACGTGAAGATCTCGACGTCTATAATCGCGAACTGACTAAAAAGACGCAGATGAATACCAATGCGATCGATTTACGCTATCGTGATATTCCGCTCTGGGAAGGCGGGTCACTTTCATTACTGGCTAAATATGCCAGCGCTAATAAAAGTAACGCCCAGAAAGATAATGAAAAACACGCCACTTATTATTCTCTGAAAGATTCGTGGTTAGCTTCGGTAAGTATTAATCAAAAACTGCAGAATAATGGCTTTAATGAGTTTACTCTCCAGGGAGCTAATAACTCAATGGCAGCTAATTTCTCCAACTACTCAGAAGCCAATCCGTCATTGGGTGTCAATGGTCATTATTATGGCGATCATACTAACGGTACTGCATGGCGAGTAATCTCTCAGGGTGAAATGTTCCTGCATGATAAAATCGTCATGGCAAATGCCCTAGTGTATTCCCGGGGCCACGATATCTACAGTTATGATACTGGTGCTCACAGCGACTTTAACAGTATGCGTGCTGTCGTTCGTCCGGCGTGGATTTGGGATCAATACAATCAGACCGGTGTTGAACTGGGCTGGTTTACCCAGACTAACAAAACGCAATCTGGCGTTAAACTGAAAGAGTCTGCCTATAAAACCACGCTCTATCACGCGATTAAAGTGGATACCAGTATGCTGACCTCACGGCCTGAGATTCGCTTTTATGGTACTTACTTACATCAGTTAGAGAATGACCTCTCCCAATACCGTTTCACGGATAACAAGCATGACCAGCTAACCGTAGGTGTGCAGGCTGAGGTGTGGTGGTAATCACCGGGTTGTAATGTGATTTCGCTGTCGCTGCACACACTGTGCAGCGCAGTGAATGGGTGATCAATCCCCCCTCATTTTCAGTTCAGCTTGCCACCCGGACGCTGTCGAAACACTTTAGGTGTGATGTTGTACTCTTTGCAAAAGACAGTATAGAAATATTGTAATGAAGGATAACCACACATCTGCGCCACTTCACTCATACTCAGCGCAATAGCCGTTAACAGATAACGCGCCCGTTCCAGTTTTTCCTGATGAATCGCCAGGTGGATACTGTGGCCAGTTTCATGACGAAAACGTTTCTCCAGATTAGATCGCGACAAACCTACGGCATCCAGTACCTGCTCAACCTTGATGCCTTTGCAAGCCTGGAGGCGAATGTAATGCATTGCCTGGATAACCGCCGGATCACGCAGCGAACGAAAGTCAGTAGAGCGTCGGGCAATCACTTCTGCGGGCGGTATCAGAATACGCTGTTGAGGCACAGCCTGTTGTTCAAGTAACTGGTGCAGTAATGCGGCGGCACGATAGCCCATTTCACGCGTGCCTTGCCTCACAGAGGTGAGCGCAACACGTGACAAATAGCGGGTCATCTCCTCATCATCAATCCCTATCACACTCAACGTATCGGGCACCGCAATATTCAAATACTCGCACACTTGCAACAGATGGCGCGCTCTAGCGTCAGTCACCGCAATGATACCGGTATAAGGCGCTAATGTTTTCACCCAATCAGCCAGTTGATACTGCGCATGTTGCCATTTTTCCGGCGGTGTCGTCATGCCCTGATACACCGAAACAGCATGCTGTTCAGCACTGGCACGCTGAAGAAAGGCATACTCGCGCTCCGCCGCCCAGCGCTTGCCGCTTTCAGGCGGCAAGCCGTAAAATGCAAAACGGCGAAGCCCCTTCTCTTTCAGATGCGAGAAAGCTGCGTCAACCAGTGCGTTATTATCTGTTGCCACATAGTGGACAGGCGGATAATCGCTCTCCTGATGATATGAGCCGCCAACCCCCACTACGGGCATCGTCAACTTGTCCAGTAAACTGGCGACAGTGACATCATCATAATCCGCGATTACACCATCGCCCGGACACGCCCTGATAGCGTCAATCCGGCAACAAAAATCCTCTTCAATAAAGATATCCCAGTCACATTGTGACGCCTGAAGATACTCTCCAACTCCCTCAACCACCTGACGGTCATACACTTTGTTGGCATTGAATAGCAACGAAATACGGTAACGTTTTTCACTCATGCTGGTCCCAACCCATCAGCCTGACTGGCTCATATATACCATGTCAGCGGCTGAGGTAATCACGGTTGTGTCTTATTGTGAAGCCCGTCACGTAAGAGATTTTTCGTAATCACAAAAACAAAACGAGGAATAAATAAATTGGCAAAAGCACGCTACGTTATTGGCACCAGGGGGTTTCAAAAAAGGATAATAAAATGGACGAGGCGTTCGATCGCCCTGTTTCCCGCCAGGGAACTTACAGCGCAAAATGGGATGGTAAAATAAACACTTCACCGTACCATTTAATTCCGCTTTCTGTCGCCGATATGGATCTCCCTTTGCCTGCGGACATCACGAGCGTACTCTCCGCCTGTACGCAAGGCGGGATCTATGGCTATACCGTGCTGAGTGAAGATTGGCAGCAATGTGTGGCCGGATGGATGCGGCGACATTATCAGTGGTCAGTCGCACCTCACCACGTGGTTTTTTGTCCACGTGTGATTCAGGCTGTTTCCCTCTATATCCAGAACTTTACCGCCCCAGGTGATGCCATAGCTACCTTATCGCCGACTTACCATCCAATCAGCAATGCGGTGTCAGTCAACCAACGCCTGCTGCTGGAAAGTGAACTGCGCTATCACGCAGGGCGTTACACCATCGATTTTATCGATTTGGAAGAAAAATTCCGTCAGGCGAAGAGCTTTATTTTTCTTTCACCGCACAACCCGACGGGAACCATCTGGGATCGCTACACACTACAAAAAATAGCGGCCCTGGCAGAAAAACATCAGGTTTTTATTATTTCTGATGACGTTCATGCTGACTTTATTTTTACTCAGCACCAACACCAGGTTATTTCTACCGTGAGTGATTACGTCAAACAACACTCGTTTATTTGCACTTCTCCGGCAAAAACATTCAACATGGCCGGGCTCGAAATCGCCAATATCATTATTGCCAACGATAAACATCGGAAAAAATTCCAGCACGCACTCGATGCTGCCGGCATTCACAACCCTGGTTTTCTCGCAGTTCCCGCCTATCGCCTTGCCTGCCAGCATGGTGATTCCTAGTTGCGCGAGATAAAAAACTATCTCGCCGGGAATCGAGCCTTAACCATTAAAACACTCAAGTCTGCGTTTCCACACTGGTTAGTTACCGAAGGTGGAGGGACCTACATGCTATGGGTTGATTACCGGGCAAGCGGGATCACCGAAGACCAACTTAAACACTGGTTTTTAACACGGGCTGGCGTTGAAATGAGTTGGGGTTCGGGCTTCGGCCCTGCAGGCGAAGGTTTTTTTCGCATTAATATTGCCACCACAAGAGCGACGCTGCTTGAAGCTTTACAGCGCATTGTGCGTACATTCCCTTATATCCACCAGGAGTAAATCTAATGGAGCAGACCCAAAAACCCAGAGCACCCAGCCTGGCTGAAGCCCTGTTGCCTATTTTTAGTATGGTATTACTGTTGGGCATTGGCTATGCAGCTTTCGATCTTCCCCCTGAGCCTCTGATGATTCTGTCGACAGTGATTGCCGCATTGCTGGTGAAACGTCTTGGCTACCAGTACAACGAGATTTTAACCTCAATTGCGCAAAAAATAGCCAAAACAATGCCTACGCTGCTGATTCTTATTTCCGTGGGATTATTGATTGGTACCTGGATGGCGGGTGGTACGATACCCATGATGGTCTACTACGGTCTTAAAATGATCGACCCTTCAATGTTATATGTTACCGCTCTGCTGGTCACGTCAGTGGTGTCGGTGTGCACTGGCACCTCATGGGGTTCCGCCGGCACTGTCGGTGTTGCCTTTATGGGGGTCGCCATGGGGATGGAAGCGAATCTCGCAGCAACCGCCGGAGCGGTAGTCGCAGGGGCGTATTTTGGTGACAAGCTCTCACCTCTCTCTGGTGATACTAACCTTGCGGCGATGGCCGCGCAGGTAGATCTTTATGAGCATATTGGTCACCTGCTCTATACCACACTACCTTCACTGCTGTTGTCGGCAACCGTGCTGTTAATTTACGGCATGAGTGGCGATCTGGGTAACGCAGCCGTCCCTGAAAAAGTCTCATTGATCATTAATGGCCTGGATGATGTATTTCACTTCAACCTGCTGCTACTGCTGCCGGTTGCCATCGTCTTGTATGGCTCTGTTACCCGGAAACCGACCATCCCGGTGATGCTGCTTTCTGCTCTGGTGGCTGTACTCAATGCGGTATGGATCCAGGGTTTTGCTTTTCATGATGTGATTAAAAGTGCGGTAGATGGCTTCAATGTTGCAATGGTCCCGGATCAAGACGTCAGCCCTTTGCTGAGCAACCTGCTCAATCGTGGTGATATGAACTCGATGATGAGCACGCTGCTAATCTGTTTCTGTGCGCTCTCTTTTGCTGGCACCATGGCGCTCAGTGGGGCTCTGGAAGTGATTGTTCATAACTTACTGAAACTGGTGCATTCAACAGCCAGTATGATCCTTGCGACAATTGCCTGTGGTCTGACAATGATCAATGTCACCTGTAATGGACAAATTTCTATCCTGATCCCGATTGAGATGCTGCGCCATGCTTACATAGAACGCGGATTACATCCGAAAAATCTCAGCCGTACTGTCGAAGACTCGGCAACTATTTTCGAGCCGATTCTGCCCTGGACCGCTGCCGGGGCATATATGGCTGGCACGCTAGGCGTGGCTACTCTCAGTTACCTTCCCTGGGCAGTGCTCTGCTGGAGTGGCATCTTTTTTGCCACCTTGTGGGATTTACTGGCATTGGTATCGCCCGTTTATCCCCTGAAGAGCAAACCCGCCTGGAGGCAGAAAGCAATGAGAAAGCATGAAAACCGCGGCAACGGGTACGCAGTCACTCTCTTCAGGATCTGATGAGATCAACAGGATAGGAGCTAAACAGATAGCCATCAAAGTTGGGATCATCAACGTCAGAGAGCTCAAGCAGACGTAGCTTAACGTTCTCCAGGTGCTGCCACATCGCCGCTTTTGCCGCGACAGGATCTTTTTTTATCATCGCCGCGAGGATCGCCTGATGATCGGTGATCCACGCTTTACGATAATTTTTATCAGTAATGCGCGTATGCAACGTTAACCACATCGGGTTATTCTCCCGCCATGCCCACGACTGCTTCAGCAATTCCACCAGCATGCTGTTATGCGTAGCCTGCGCAATCGTCAGATGAAATTCCCGATCACCGCTCTCATCTTCTCCGGTGGTTAACTCATCCCGTTCCCGCTGTAACGCCTGACGCATATTGGCAATATCCGTCGGCGTCGCCTGCGTGGCGGCAAATTCAGCAATATTACTTTCCAGTAATTGGCGTGCCTGCAATAACTCAAACGGACCCGCGGCGTTCACCGCCTGTGAGTCAGGCAACGCACTCCCACGCAACTGCGGCAGAGTGATAATGTAGATACCGGAACCTTTACGTACCTCAATAATGTTTTCCAGTTCCAGCATAATCAATGCTTCACGCACCACCGCACGGGAAACCTCAAGCTTCTCAGCAATTTCACGCTCAGGAGGCAGTCGGTCACCCACCTGATACTGCATATTGATGATCATTTCGCGCAACGCATTGCCGACTTCCTGATAAGGACGTTTAGGTTCAGTCAACGGTGTCATTGTGATAGCCGTAAAAAAGTGAACATAGCAGAGAAGTGAGTTTATCAGAAATTGGTCGACCAAAAATTCTTTTCACACTACCGGGAGAAAAAAATTCTCGTGCTGTCGAGGCTGCATTTAAAAAAGAAGAGGTAAACAGGGTGACCCGTCTACCTCTCATTCCAAGGTGATCCCCCTCTTAATGTGCTTTACTCAGTGTCATACTGTCTGAGGATACAGGTTTTTCAGTCGTGTTATTGTCCCTGATCAACAA is a window from the Erwinia sp. genome containing:
- the mleN gene encoding Malate-2H(+)/Na(+)-lactate antiporter (ID:JIFNMEKO_03088;~source:Prodigal:2.6); this translates as MEQTQKPRAPSLAEALLPIFSMVLLLGIGYAAFDLPPEPLMILSTVIAALLVKRLGYQYNEILTSIAQKIAKTMPTLLILISVGLLIGTWMAGGTIPMMVYYGLKMIDPSMLYVTALLVTSVVSVCTGTSWGSAGTVGVAFMGVAMGMEANLAATAGAVVAGAYFGDKLSPLSGDTNLAAMAAQVDLYEHIGHLLYTTLPSLLLSATVLLIYGMSGDLGNAAVPEKVSLIINGLDDVFHFNLLLLLPVAIVLYGSVTRKPTIPVMLLSALVAVLNAVWIQGFAFHDVIKSAVDGFNVAMVPDQDVSPLLSNLLNRGDMNSMMSTLLICFCALSFAGTMALSGALEVIVHNLLKLVHSTASMILATIACGLTMINVTCNGQISILIPIEMLRHAYIERGLHPKNLSRTVEDSATIFEPILPWTAAGAYMAGTLGVATLSYLPWAVLCWSGIFFATLWDLLALVSPVYPLKSKPAWRQKAMRKHENRGNGYAVTLFRI
- the bglH gene encoding Cryptic outer membrane porin BglH (ID:JIFNMEKO_03084;~source:Prodigal:2.6), with the translated sequence MKKYSLKIVAALVACALLPQPVSAEKLTIEQRLEKLEQELASNKKELQVTKAAFNNYKRKTEKQLTVQRKTPTDNTLAVQAKETSVYTNNVIPVNDAESQPQTVSVVQQSSSTAPLTLDDISRYVKEDIGFTYTGYFRSGWGTAGNGSPKSYAIGSLGRFGNEYSSWFDLYLKQRVYEKDGKYAQAVVQLDGNVDEQYASAWFGDTNGTSVLQFSDIYLTTRGFLPFAPEADFWVGRHGLKAYEIQMLDWKSYRQDYGAGVGIENWKVGPGLLDVALTREDLDVYNRELTKKTQMNTNAIDLRYRDIPLWEGGSLSLLAKYASANKSNAQKDNEKHATYYSLKDSWLASVSINQKLQNNGFNEFTLQGANNSMAANFSNYSEANPSLGVNGHYYGDHTNGTAWRVISQGEMFLHDKIVMANALVYSRGHDIYSYDTGAHSDFNSMRAVVRPAWIWDQYNQTGVELGWFTQTNKTQSGVKLKESAYKTTLYHAIKVDTSMLTSRPEIRFYGTYLHQLENDLSQYRFTDNKHDQLTVGVQAEVWW
- the patB_4 gene encoding Cystathionine beta-lyase PatB (ID:JIFNMEKO_03087;~source:Prodigal:2.6); the protein is MLWVDYRASGITEDQLKHWFLTRAGVEMSWGSGFGPAGEGFFRINIATTRATLLEALQRIVRTFPYIHQE
- the patB_3 gene encoding Cystathionine beta-lyase PatB (ID:JIFNMEKO_03086;~source:Prodigal:2.6), which encodes MDEAFDRPVSRQGTYSAKWDGKINTSPYHLIPLSVADMDLPLPADITSVLSACTQGGIYGYTVLSEDWQQCVAGWMRRHYQWSVAPHHVVFCPRVIQAVSLYIQNFTAPGDAIATLSPTYHPISNAVSVNQRLLLESELRYHAGRYTIDFIDLEEKFRQAKSFIFLSPHNPTGTIWDRYTLQKIAALAEKHQVFIISDDVHADFIFTQHQHQVISTVSDYVKQHSFICTSPAKTFNMAGLEIANIIIANDKHRKKFQHALDAAGIHNPGFLAVPAYRLACQHGDS
- the xylR_1 gene encoding Xylose operon regulatory protein (ID:JIFNMEKO_03085;~source:Prodigal:2.6) → MSEKRYRISLLFNANKVYDRQVVEGVGEYLQASQCDWDIFIEEDFCCRIDAIRACPGDGVIADYDDVTVASLLDKLTMPVVGVGGSYHQESDYPPVHYVATDNNALVDAAFSHLKEKGLRRFAFYGLPPESGKRWAAEREYAFLQRASAEQHAVSVYQGMTTPPEKWQHAQYQLADWVKTLAPYTGIIAVTDARARHLLQVCEYLNIAVPDTLSVIGIDDEEMTRYLSRVALTSVRQGTREMGYRAAALLHQLLEQQAVPQQRILIPPAEVIARRSTDFRSLRDPAVIQAMHYIRLQACKGIKVEQVLDAVGLSRSNLEKRFRHETGHSIHLAIHQEKLERARYLLTAIALSMSEVAQMCGYPSLQYFYTVFCKEYNITPKVFRQRPGGKLN
- the lutR gene encoding HTH-type transcriptional regulator LutR (ID:JIFNMEKO_03089;~source:Prodigal:2.6); the protein is MTPLTEPKRPYQEVGNALREMIINMQYQVGDRLPPEREIAEKLEVSRAVVREALIMLELENIIEVRKGSGIYIITLPQLRGSALPDSQAVNAAGPFELLQARQLLESNIAEFAATQATPTDIANMRQALQRERDELTTGEDESGDREFHLTIAQATHNSMLVELLKQSWAWRENNPMWLTLHTRITDKNYRKAWITDHQAILAAMIKKDPVAAKAAMWQHLENVKLRLLELSDVDDPNFDGYLFSSYPVDLIRS